From a single Streptomyces sp. 1331.2 genomic region:
- a CDS encoding adenylosuccinate synthase, whose amino-acid sequence MPALVLVGAQWGDEGKGKATDLLGGSVDYVVRYQGGNNAGHTVVIGDQKYALHLLPSGILSPNVTPVIGNGVVIDPAVLLSELAGLNDRGIDTSKLLISGNAHLITPYHRTLDKVTERFLGKRRIGTTGRGIGPTYADKINRVGIRVQDLFDESILRQKIEAALHDKNQVLVKLYNRRTIPADLVVEEYLGYAEKIKPFLSDTTLVLDEALKANKVVLLEGGQGTLLDVDHGTYPFVTSSNPTAGGACTGAGIGPTKIDRVIGILKAYTTRVGSGPFPTELLDEDGEALRRIGGERGVTTGRDRRCGWFDAVIARYATRVNGLTDFFLTKLDVLTGWEQIPVCVAYEIDGRRVEELPYNQSDFHHAKPIYETLPGWTEDISKAKTFAELPKNAQAYVKALEEMSGAPISAIGVGPGRDETIQINSFI is encoded by the coding sequence GTGCCGGCACTCGTGCTCGTTGGCGCTCAGTGGGGGGACGAGGGCAAGGGGAAGGCCACCGACCTCCTCGGCGGCTCCGTCGACTACGTCGTCCGCTACCAGGGCGGCAACAACGCCGGTCACACGGTGGTCATCGGCGACCAGAAGTACGCCCTGCACCTGCTCCCTTCCGGAATCCTCAGCCCGAACGTCACGCCGGTCATCGGCAACGGCGTCGTGATCGACCCGGCCGTGCTGCTCTCCGAGCTGGCCGGTCTCAACGACCGCGGCATCGACACCTCCAAGCTGCTGATCTCGGGCAACGCCCACCTGATCACGCCGTACCACCGCACCCTCGACAAGGTCACCGAGCGCTTCCTCGGCAAGCGCCGGATCGGCACCACCGGCCGCGGCATCGGCCCGACCTACGCGGACAAGATCAACCGCGTCGGCATCCGGGTCCAGGACCTGTTCGACGAGTCGATCCTGCGCCAGAAGATCGAGGCGGCGCTGCACGACAAGAACCAGGTCCTGGTCAAGCTCTACAACCGCCGCACCATCCCGGCCGACCTGGTGGTCGAGGAGTACCTGGGCTACGCGGAGAAGATCAAGCCCTTCCTCTCCGACACCACCCTCGTCCTGGACGAGGCGCTGAAGGCCAACAAGGTCGTCCTGCTGGAGGGCGGCCAGGGCACCCTGCTCGACGTCGACCACGGCACGTACCCCTTCGTGACCTCGTCGAACCCGACCGCGGGCGGCGCCTGCACCGGCGCCGGCATCGGCCCCACCAAGATCGACCGGGTCATCGGCATCCTCAAGGCCTACACCACCCGCGTCGGCTCCGGCCCGTTCCCGACCGAGCTGCTCGACGAGGACGGCGAGGCGCTGCGCCGGATCGGCGGCGAGCGCGGTGTCACCACCGGCCGTGACCGCCGCTGCGGCTGGTTCGACGCCGTGATCGCGCGCTACGCGACCCGGGTCAACGGCCTCACCGACTTCTTCCTCACCAAGCTCGACGTGCTGACCGGCTGGGAGCAGATCCCGGTCTGCGTCGCGTACGAGATCGACGGCCGGCGGGTCGAGGAACTCCCCTACAACCAGTCGGACTTCCACCACGCCAAGCCGATCTACGAGACGCTGCCGGGCTGGACCGAGGACATCAGCAAGGCCAAGACCTTCGCCGAGCTGCCCAAGAACGCCCAGGCGTACGTGAAGGCGCTGGAGGAGATGTCGGGCGCGCCGATCTCCGCCATCGGCGTCGGCCCGGGCCGGGACGAGACGATCCAGATCAACTCGTTCATCTGA
- a CDS encoding GNAT family N-acetyltransferase produces MTAKLPSPLTLTGRHIRLEPLERRHLPDLWATVGPDPEVWRWIPFLPPTSEEELGAILDVRLAEVASGTAVKFAVIDLASGRAVGITGYYDFSAEDELVEIGGTWYARSVWRTAVNTEAKLLLLTHAFEDLGMGRVFWKTDALNDRSRNAILRLGARFEGIHRRDRHRANGTWRDSAYFSMLADEWPAAKSRLAERLSRG; encoded by the coding sequence ATGACCGCGAAGCTGCCCTCGCCCCTCACCCTCACCGGCCGCCACATCCGCCTGGAGCCCCTGGAGCGGCGCCACCTGCCCGACCTCTGGGCCACCGTGGGCCCCGACCCCGAGGTCTGGCGCTGGATCCCCTTCCTCCCGCCCACCTCGGAGGAGGAGCTGGGCGCCATCCTCGACGTCCGCCTCGCGGAGGTCGCCAGCGGGACGGCGGTGAAGTTCGCCGTCATCGACCTGGCGAGCGGGCGGGCCGTCGGCATCACCGGCTACTACGACTTCAGCGCCGAGGACGAGCTGGTGGAGATCGGCGGCACCTGGTACGCCCGCTCGGTCTGGCGCACCGCCGTCAACACCGAGGCCAAGCTGCTGCTGCTCACCCACGCCTTCGAGGACCTGGGCATGGGCCGGGTGTTCTGGAAGACGGACGCGCTCAACGACCGCTCCCGCAATGCGATCCTGCGGCTCGGCGCCCGGTTCGAGGGCATCCACCGCCGCGACCGGCACCGCGCCAACGGCACCTGGCGGGACAGCGCCTACTTCTCGATGCTCGCCGACGAGTGGCCGGCCGCCAAGTCCCGTCTGGCGGAACGGCTTTCGCGGGGCTGA
- a CDS encoding DUF397 domain-containing protein, with translation MSTWRKASASGESTDCVEVRAAGGLVEIRESDLPEVVVRTTPRKWAAFLRGVKAGEFDRYADSART, from the coding sequence ATGAGTACGTGGCGCAAGGCATCGGCCAGCGGCGAGAGCACCGACTGCGTCGAGGTCAGGGCGGCGGGCGGCCTGGTGGAGATCCGCGAGTCGGACCTGCCCGAGGTGGTCGTACGGACCACGCCGCGCAAGTGGGCCGCCTTCCTCCGCGGGGTGAAGGCCGGGGAGTTCGACCGGTACGCCGACTCCGCCCGGACGTGA
- a CDS encoding diacylglycerol kinase family protein — MSSLSTPGTGGPEPLLLLLDPVARQTDGESVRIAKDVLCGGADVKVAYPESPSELDRVLSHRGRRRPVVIGSDLALQRVLQALHRQRELGTEPVGMVPVGRAAELATARALGVPGEPVQAARAVLSGAPRRLDLLVDDGGGVALGGVRITGGGSHRLGRSSGWRSLWAKLAAAEQANALTPEAVDHSSRVRVEADGRLLADVHRPVRLVQVTLPSGVSDGTGEMDVVVRASGALVRARAASVSVVGRGFGYEADGHPVGPVRARTWTVHPGAWGLLLPAA; from the coding sequence GTGTCGTCCCTGTCCACGCCTGGAACCGGCGGCCCCGAGCCGCTCCTGCTGCTCCTCGACCCGGTGGCCCGGCAGACCGACGGCGAGTCGGTGCGGATCGCGAAGGACGTGCTGTGCGGGGGCGCGGACGTCAAGGTGGCCTACCCGGAGAGCCCTTCCGAGCTCGACCGGGTGCTTTCGCACCGGGGCCGGCGGCGACCGGTGGTGATCGGTTCCGACCTCGCCCTGCAGCGGGTGCTGCAGGCGCTGCACCGGCAGCGTGAGCTGGGCACGGAACCGGTGGGGATGGTTCCGGTCGGTCGGGCGGCGGAGCTGGCGACGGCCCGCGCGCTCGGCGTCCCGGGGGAGCCGGTCCAGGCCGCCCGGGCGGTGCTGTCGGGCGCGCCGCGCCGGCTGGACCTGCTGGTGGACGACGGTGGCGGGGTGGCGCTGGGCGGGGTGCGGATCACCGGTGGCGGCTCGCACCGCCTGGGCCGTTCGAGCGGCTGGCGTTCGCTATGGGCGAAACTGGCTGCGGCCGAGCAGGCGAACGCACTCACTCCGGAGGCGGTCGACCACAGCTCCCGGGTCCGGGTCGAGGCCGACGGCCGGCTGCTCGCGGACGTCCACCGGCCGGTCCGGCTGGTCCAGGTCACGCTCCCGTCCGGGGTCTCGGACGGGACGGGCGAGATGGACGTCGTCGTCCGCGCCTCCGGCGCCCTGGTGCGCGCCCGGGCGGCGAGCGTCTCGGTGGTCGGCCGCGGCTTCGGCTACGAGGCGGACGGCCACCCCGTCGGCCCGGTCCGCGCCCGGACCTGGACGGTGCACCCGGGCGCCTGGGGACTGCTGCTTCCGGCCGCGTGA
- a CDS encoding helix-turn-helix domain-containing protein encodes MPPRLSPTVRQQRLGIELRRMRERVGVTPKSLAVTIGTDLPKISQMENGKSGISAERLRIWARTCGCEDGPYLDALLAMTQDRRKYWWDSYRGRLPNAIIDIAEMEHHATSLSILNSTFIPGLLQTPEYAVAVFERLPPQYRQEAADRKAFRIRRQQIFVDRPKPYSAFLHESALRMQFGGPEVLREQLQSLLENSERPGVEIRVIPFSVPTYTGSGESLYLARGPVPELDTVQIDLSHGPTFVHTQTELASYRRIKEETAAIALGSDESRDFIRALLKDFT; translated from the coding sequence ATGCCACCCCGCTTGTCGCCGACCGTGCGCCAGCAGCGCCTCGGGATCGAGTTGCGCAGGATGCGCGAACGCGTGGGCGTGACGCCCAAGAGCCTCGCCGTCACCATCGGCACCGACCTGCCCAAGATCTCCCAGATGGAGAACGGCAAGTCGGGCATCAGCGCCGAGCGGCTGCGGATCTGGGCCCGAACCTGCGGCTGCGAGGACGGCCCGTACCTGGACGCCCTGTTGGCGATGACGCAGGACCGGCGCAAGTACTGGTGGGACAGCTACCGCGGCCGGCTGCCGAACGCGATCATCGACATCGCGGAGATGGAGCACCACGCCACCTCGCTGTCCATCCTGAACAGCACCTTCATCCCCGGCCTGTTGCAGACCCCGGAGTACGCCGTCGCCGTGTTCGAGCGGCTGCCCCCGCAGTACCGGCAGGAGGCGGCGGACCGGAAGGCGTTCCGGATTCGGCGCCAGCAGATCTTCGTCGACCGCCCCAAGCCGTACAGCGCATTCCTGCACGAATCCGCGCTGCGCATGCAGTTCGGCGGCCCCGAAGTACTGCGCGAGCAGTTGCAGAGCCTGCTGGAGAATTCCGAACGGCCAGGGGTGGAGATCCGGGTGATCCCGTTCAGCGTGCCCACCTACACCGGCTCCGGGGAGAGCCTGTACCTCGCCCGCGGGCCGGTCCCCGAGCTCGACACCGTCCAGATCGACCTCTCCCACGGGCCGACATTCGTGCACACCCAGACCGAATTGGCCTCCTACCGCCGGATCAAGGAGGAGACCGCGGCGATCGCGCTCGGGTCGGACGAGTCCCGGGACTTCATCCGGGCCTTACTGAAAGACTTCACATGA
- the purF gene encoding amidophosphoribosyltransferase, with amino-acid sequence MPRGDGRLNHDLLPGEKGPQDACGVFGVWAPGEEVAKLTFFGLYALQHRGQESAGIAVSNGSQILVFKDMGLVSQVFDEASLGSLHGHIAVGHARYSTTGSSVWENAQPTFRATVHGSLALGHNGNLVNTAELAAMVAELPGEEHVSRSGRTAATNDTDLVTALLAGHPDLSIEETAKVVLPKVKGAFSLVFMDEHTLYAARDPQGIRPLVLGRLERGWVVASETAALDICGASFIREVEPGELIAIDENGMRTSRFAEAKPKGCVFEYVYLARPDTSIAGRNVHLSRVEMGRRLAKEAPVEADLVIATPESGTPAAIGYAEASGIPYGSGLVKNAYVGRTFIQPSQTIRQLGIRLKLNPLREVIAGKRLVVVDDSIVRGNTQRALVKMLREAGAAEVHIRISSPPVKWPCFFGIDFATRAELIANGMTIEEIGRTLGADSLAYISIDGMIEATKQPKDRLCRACFDGEYPMELPDPALLGKLLLEAEIKGGQQQPAVRGKPTSGSDLDGVQSLLGGAGAADALRRP; translated from the coding sequence GTGCCACGTGGTGACGGAAGACTCAACCACGATCTTCTTCCCGGCGAGAAAGGCCCCCAGGACGCTTGCGGCGTCTTCGGTGTCTGGGCTCCCGGCGAGGAGGTCGCCAAGCTCACGTTCTTCGGCCTTTACGCCCTGCAGCACCGCGGTCAGGAATCCGCGGGCATCGCAGTGAGCAATGGCTCCCAGATTCTCGTCTTCAAGGACATGGGACTCGTCTCCCAGGTCTTCGACGAGGCCTCGCTGGGATCCTTGCACGGGCATATCGCCGTCGGACACGCCCGCTACTCGACCACCGGTTCCTCGGTCTGGGAGAACGCCCAACCGACCTTCCGGGCGACCGTGCACGGTTCGCTGGCCCTCGGGCACAACGGAAACCTGGTGAACACCGCCGAACTGGCGGCCATGGTCGCCGAACTGCCCGGAGAGGAGCACGTCTCCCGCTCGGGCCGGACCGCCGCGACCAACGACACCGACCTGGTGACGGCCCTGCTCGCCGGCCACCCGGACCTCTCCATCGAGGAGACGGCCAAGGTCGTGCTGCCCAAGGTCAAGGGCGCGTTCTCGCTCGTCTTCATGGACGAGCACACCCTCTACGCCGCCCGCGACCCGCAGGGCATCCGCCCGCTGGTGCTCGGCCGGCTGGAGCGCGGCTGGGTGGTCGCCTCCGAGACGGCGGCGCTGGACATCTGCGGCGCCTCCTTCATCCGCGAGGTCGAGCCCGGCGAGCTCATCGCCATCGACGAGAACGGCATGCGCACCTCCCGCTTCGCCGAGGCGAAGCCCAAGGGCTGCGTGTTCGAGTACGTCTACCTGGCCCGCCCCGACACCTCCATCGCCGGCCGCAACGTGCACCTCTCCCGCGTGGAGATGGGCCGCCGCCTGGCGAAGGAGGCCCCGGTCGAGGCCGACCTGGTGATAGCGACGCCCGAGTCCGGCACCCCCGCCGCGATCGGCTACGCCGAGGCCAGCGGCATCCCGTACGGCTCCGGCCTGGTGAAGAACGCCTACGTGGGCCGCACCTTCATCCAGCCCAGCCAGACCATCCGCCAGCTCGGCATCCGGCTCAAGCTCAACCCGCTGCGCGAGGTCATCGCCGGCAAGCGCCTGGTGGTCGTGGACGACTCGATCGTCCGCGGCAACACCCAGCGCGCGCTGGTGAAGATGCTGCGCGAGGCGGGCGCCGCCGAGGTGCACATCCGGATCTCCTCGCCGCCGGTGAAGTGGCCCTGCTTCTTCGGCATCGACTTCGCCACCCGCGCGGAGCTGATCGCCAACGGCATGACCATCGAGGAGATCGGCCGCACCCTCGGCGCCGACTCGCTCGCCTACATCTCGATCGACGGCATGATCGAGGCCACCAAGCAGCCCAAGGACCGGCTCTGCCGGGCCTGCTTCGACGGCGAGTACCCGATGGAGCTGCCGGACCCGGCACTGCTCGGCAAGCTCCTGCTGGAGGCCGAGATCAAGGGCGGCCAGCAGCAGCCGGCCGTCCGCGGCAAGCCGACCAGCGGCAGCGACCTGGACGGCGTCCAGTCGCTGCTCGGCGGGGCCGGCGCGGCCGACGCGCTGCGTCGCCCGTAA